In Pseudochaenichthys georgianus chromosome 6, fPseGeo1.2, whole genome shotgun sequence, a single window of DNA contains:
- the LOC117448348 gene encoding E3 ubiquitin-protein ligase TRIM21-like, producing the protein MSAASCLLTEDQFLCPICLDVFTDPVSIPCGHNFCKACISEHWDINVPSQCPNCKEVFNIKPEPHVNTFISEMAAQFRQSAQQKASSSSSEQQVVKPGEVPCDACTGTRLKALKSCLVCLESYCETHLEPHLTRAGLKKHQLIDPVENLEGRMCVKHDKLLELFCKTDQVCVCMLCTVSDHKTHDVVPLKEGYEGKKAELGKTEAETQQMIQKRRLKIQEMNRSVELSKEGADREIADGVQVFTALKESVERSQAELIDTIKEKQRETEEQAEGFIKELEQEVSELKKRSSEVEQLSRSEDQLHLLQSLTSLNAAPPTKNWTEVRVRPPSYEGTVGRAVTQLEETLRKQMKKLLSEVELKRVQQYEVELKRVQQSEVELKRVQQSEVEVTLDPDTAQPNLTLSDYGKQVTHGDVKKNLPDNPERFDTCACVLAKQSFSSGRFYYEVQVEGKTKWELGVARESINRKGIITLTPQEGYWTIWLRNENEYKALADPPVGLSLKSQPQKVGVFVDYEEGRVSFYDVDAAALIYSFTGCCFKEKLYPLFCPCNNDGGKNSAALIISPVNHTE; encoded by the coding sequence ATGTCTGCTGCCAGCTGTCTGCTGACTGAAGATCAGTTTCTGTGCCCCATCTGTCTGGATGTGTTCACTGATCCAGTCAGCATACCATGTGGACACAACTTCTGTAAAGCCTGCATCTCTGAACACTGGGATATAAATGTCCCGAGTCAGTGTCCCAACTGCAAAGAGGTGTTCAACATAAAGCCTGAGCCGCACGTCAACACGTTCATCTCTGAGATGGCTGCTCAGTTCAGACAGTCAGCTCAACAgaaagccagcagcagcagctcagagcAACAAGTTGTCAAACCAGGAGAAGTTCCCTGTGACgcctgcactggaaccagactgaAGGCCCTGAAGTCCTGCCTGGTGTGTCTGGAGTCCTACTGTGAGACTCACCTGGAGCCTCATCTGACAAGAGCAGGCCTGAAGAAACATCAGCTGATCGACCCTGTGGAGAACCTGGAAGGCAGGATGTGTGTGAAGCACGATAAACTGCTGGAGCTGTTCTGTAAGACCGACcaggtgtgtgtctgcatgctcTGCACTGTTTCAGACCACAAGACACATGATGTTGTTCCTCTGAAAGAAGGATATGAAGGAAAGAAGGCTGAGCTGGGGAAGACAGAGGCTGAAACTcagcagatgatccagaagagacgACTGAAGATTCAGGAGATGAATCGCTCAGTGGAGCTCAGTAAGGAAGGAGCAGACAGAGAGATAGCAGATGGTGTTCAGGTCTTCACCGCTCTGAAGGAGTCTGTTGAGAGAAGCCAGGCCGAGCTCATCGACACCATCAaagagaagcagagagagacagaggaacAGGCTGAAGGCTTCATCAAAGAGCTGGAACAGGAAGTCTCTGAGCTGAAGAAGAGAAGCTCTGAGGTGGAGCAGCTCTCACGCTCTGAAGACCAGCTCCATCTCCTCCAAAGCCTCACGTCCCTGAACGCTGCTCCACCCACCAAGAACTGGACAGAAGTCAGGGTCCGTCCACCTTCATATGAGGGGACTGTGGGGAGAGCTGTGACTCAGCTGGAGGAGACGCTCAGGAAACAGATGAAGAAGCTGCTCTCTGAGGTGGAGCTGAAGAGGGTCCAGCAGTATGAGGTGGAGCTGAAGAGGGTCCAGCAGTCTGAGGTGGAGCTGAAGAGGGTCCAGCAGTCTGAGGTGGAGGTGACTCTTGATCCTGATACAGCACAACCCAACCTCACCCTGTCTGATTATGGAAAACAAGTTACACATGGTGATGTGAAGAAGAATCTTCCAGACAATCCAGAGAGATTTGATACGTGTGCTTGTGTTTTAGCAAAGCAGAGTTTCTCTTCAGGAAGATTTTACTACGAGGTTCAGGTTGAAGGGAAGACTAAGTGGGAGTTAGGAGTGGCCAGAGAGTCGATCAACAGGAAGGGAATCATCACACTGACTCCTCAGGAAGGTTACTGGACGATATGGTTGAGGAATGAAAATGAGTACAAAGCTCTTGCTGATCCTCCAGTCGGTCTCTCTCTGAAGTCTCAGCCTCAGAAGGTGGGGGTGTTTGTGGATTATGAGGAGGGTCGGGTCTCCTTTTATGATGTCGATGCTGCAGCTCTGATCTACTCCTTCACTGGCTGCTGCTTCAAAGAGAAACTTTACCCATTATTTTGTCCCTGTAACAACGATGGTGGTAAAAACTCTGCCGCTCTGATCATCTCTCCTGTCAATCACACTGAGTAG
- the LOC117448355 gene encoding E3 ubiquitin-protein ligase TRIM21-like: MSAASCLLTEDQFLCPICLNVFTDPVTMPCGHNLCKACISEHWDRNVPSQCPNCKEVFNIKPELHVNTFISEMAAQFRQSAQQKASSSSSEQHVVKPGEVPCDACTGTRLKALKSCLMCLESYCETHLEPHLTRAGLKKHQLIDPEENLESRMCVKHDKLLELFCKTDQVCVCIHCTVSEHKTQDVVPLKEGCEGKKAELGKTEAEIQQMIQKRRLKIQEMNLSVELSKEGADREIADGFQVFTALKESVERSQAELIDTIKEKQRETEEQAEGFIKELEQEVSELKKRSSEVEQLSRSEDQLHLLQSFTSLNAAPPTKNWTEVRVRPPSYEGTVRRAVTQLEETLRKQMKKLLEVELKRVQQYEVEVTLDPDTAHPALILSDDGKQVKHVDVKKNLPDNPERFDYCARVLAKQSFSSGKFYYEVLVKGKTEWVLGMARESINRKGSITATPRDGYWTIWLKKNECIACADTSVRLSLKSQPQKVGVFVDYEEGLVSFYDVDAAALIYSFTGCCFTEKLYPHFGPSLNYDGKNSSPLIISPVNLTE, from the coding sequence ATGTCTGCTGCCAGCTGTTTGCTGACTGAAGATCAGTTTCTGTGCCCCATCTGTCTGAATGTGTTCACTGATCCAGTCACCATGCCATGTGGACACAACTTATGTAAAGCCTGCATCTCTGAACACTGGGATAGAAATGTCCCGAGTCAGTGTCCCAACTGCAAAGAGGTGTTCAACATAAAGCCTGAGCTGCACGTCAACACGTTCATCTCTGAGATGGCTGCTCAGTTCAGACAGTCAGCTCAACAgaaagccagcagcagcagctcagagcAACACGTTGTCAAACCAGGAGAAGTTCCCTGTGATgcctgcactggaaccagactgaAGGCCCTGAAGTCCTGCCTGATGTGTCTGGAGTCCTACTGTGAGACTCACCTGGAGCCTCACCTGACAAGAGCAGGCCTGAAGAAACATCAGCTGATCGACCCTGAGGAGAACCTGGAAAGCAGGATGTGTGTGAAGCACGATAAACTGCTGGAACTGTTCTGTAAGACCGACcaggtgtgtgtctgcatcCACTGCACTGTTTCAGAGCACAAGACACAAGATGTTGTTCCTCTGAAAGAAGGATGTGAAGGAAAGAAGGCTGAGCTGGGGAAGACAGAGGCTGAAATTcagcagatgatccagaagagacgACTGAAGATCCAGGAGATGAATCTCTCAGTGGAGCTCAGTAAGGAAGGAGCAGACAGAGAGATAGCAGATGGATTTCAGGTCTTCACCGCTCTGAAGGAGTCTGTTGAGAGAAGCCAGGCCGAGCTCATCGACACCATCAaagagaagcagagagagacagaggaacAGGCTGAAGGCTTCATCAAAGAACTGGAACAGGAAGTCTCTGAGCTGAAGAAGAGGAGCTCTGAGGTGGAGCAGCTCTCACGCTCTGAAGAccagctccacctcctccaaAGCTTCACGTCCCTGAACGCTGCTCCACCCACCAAGAACTGGACAGAAGTCAGGGTCCGTCCACCTTCATATGAGGGGACTGTGAGGAGAGCTGTGACTCAGCTGGAGGAGACGCTCAGGAAACAGATGAAGAAGCTGCTTGAGGTGGAGCTGAAGAGGGTCCAGCAGTATGAGGTGGAGGTGACTCTTGATCCTGATACAGCACATCCTGCACTCATCCTGTCTGATGATGGAAAACAAGTTAAACATGTTGATGTGAAGAAGAATCTCCCAGACAATCCAGAGAGATTTGATTATTGTGCTCGTGTCTTAGCAAAGCAGAGTTTCTCTTCAGGAAAGTTTTATTACGAGGTTCTGGTTAAAGGGAAGACTGAGTGGGTTCTAGGAATGGCCAGAGAGTCGATCAACAGGAAGGGAAGCATCACAGCGACTCCTCGGGATGGTTACTGGACGATATGGCTCAAGAAAAATGAGTGCATAGCTTGTGCTGATACTTCAGTCCGTCTCTCTCTGAAGTCTCAGCCTCAGAAGGTGGGGGTGTTTGTGGATTATGAGGAGGGTCTGGTCTCCTTTTATGATGTTGATGCTGCAGCTCTGATCTACTCCTTCACTGGCTGCTGCTTCACTGAGAAACTCTACCCACATTTCGGTCCAAGTCTTAATTATGATGGTAAAAACTCTTCTCCGCTGATCATCTCTCCTGTCAATCTCACTGAGTAG
- the LOC139432843 gene encoding E3 ubiquitin-protein ligase TRIM21-like isoform X1 → MSAASCLLTEDQLLCSICLDVFTDPVTIPCGHNFCKACISEHWDRNVPSQCPNCNKLFFPRPELLVNTFISEMAAQFRQSAQQKASSSSSEQHVVKPGEVPCDVCTETRLKALKSCLVCLESYCETHLEPHLIRAGLKKHQLIDPVENLESRMCVKHDKLLELFCKTDQVCVCMLCTVSEHKTHDVVPLKEGCEGKKAELGKTEAEIQQMIQKRRLKIQEMNRSVELSKEGADREIADGVQVFTALKESVERSQAELMDTIKEKQRETEEQAEGFIKELEQEVSELKKRSSEVEQLSRSEDQLHLLQSFTSLNAAPPTKNWTEVRVRPPLYEGTVRRAVTQLEETLSKQMKKLLELEVKRVQQYEVEVTLDPDTAHPELILYDDGKQVKGGYVKKNLPDNPDRFDTCACVLSKQSFSSGRFYYEVHVEGKTERELGVARESINRNGIITLTPQDGYWTIWLRNENECIALADSPVRLSLKSQPQKVGVFVDYEEGVVSFYDVDAAALIYSFTGCCFKDKLYPFFCPCNNDGGKNSASLIISPVNHTE, encoded by the coding sequence ATGTCTGCTGCCAGCTGTCTGCTGACTGAAGATCAGTTGCTGTGCTCCATCTGTCTGGATGTGTTCACTGATCCAGTCACCATACCATGTGGACACAACTTCTGCAAAGCCTGCATCTCTGAACACTGGGACAGAAATGTCCCAAGTCAGTGTCCCAACTGTAATAAGCTCTTCTTCCCAAGACCTGAGCTGCTGGTCAACACTTTCATCTCTGAGATGGCTGCTCAGTTCAGACAGTCAGCTCAACAgaaagccagcagcagcagctcagagcAACACGTTGTCAAACCAGGAGAAGTTCCCTGTGACGTCTGCACTGAAACCAGACTGAAGGCCCTGAAGTCCTGCCTGGTGTGTCTGGAGTCCTACTGTGAGACTCACCTGGAGCCTCACCTGATAAGAGCAGGCCTGAAGAAGCATCAGCTGATCGACCCTGTGGAGAACCTGGAAAGCAGGATGTGTGTGAAGCATGATAAACTGCTGGAGCTGTTCTGTAAGACCGACcaggtgtgtgtctgcatgctcTGCACGGTATCAGAGCACAAGACACATGATGTTGTTCCTCTGAAAGAAGGATGTGAAGGAAAGAAGGCAGAGCTGGGGAAGACAGAGGCTGAAATTcagcagatgatccagaagagacgACTGAAGATCCAGGAGATGAATCGCTCAGTGGAGCTCAGTAAGGAAGGAGCAGACAGAGAGATAGCAGATGGTGTTCAGGTCTTCACCGCTCTGAAGGAGTCTGTTGAGAGAAGCCAGGCCGAGCTCATGGACACCATCAaagagaagcagagagagacagaggaacAGGCTGAAGGCTTCATCAAAGAGCTGGAACAGGAAGTCTCTGAGCTGAAGAAGAGAAGCTCTGAGGTGGAGCAGCTCTCACGCTCTGAAGAccagctccacctcctccaaAGCTTCACGTCCCTGAACGCTGCTCCACCCACCAAGAACTGGACAGAAGTCAGGGTCCGTCCACCTTTATATGAGGGGACTGTGAGGAGAGCTGTGACTCAGCTGGAGGAGACGCTCAGTAAACAGATGAAGAAGCTGCTCGAGctggaggtgaagagggtccagCAGTACGAGGTGGAGGTGACTCTTGATCCTGATACAGCACATCCTGAACTCATCCTGTATGATGATGGAAAACAAGTGAAAGGTGGTTATGTGAAGAAGAATCTTCCAGACAATCCAGATAGATTTGATACTTGTGCTTGTGTTTTATCAAAGCAGAGTTTCTCTTCAGGAAGATTTTACTACGAggttcatgttgaagggaagaCTGAGAGGGAGTTAGGAGTGGCCAGAGAGTCGATCAACAGGAATGGAATCATCACACTGACTCCTCAGGATGGTTACTGGACGATATGGTTGAGGAATGAAAATGAGTGCATAGCTCTAGCTGATTCTCCAGTCCGTCTCTCTCTGAAGTCTCAGCCTCAGAAGGTGGGGGTGTTTGTGGATTATGAGGAGGGTGTGGTCTCCTTTTATGATGTTGATGCTGCAGCTCTGATCTACTCCTTCACTGGCTGCTGCTTCAAAGATAAACTTTACCCATTCTTTTGTCCCTGTAACAACGATGGTGGTAAAAACTCTGCCTCTCTGATCATCTCTCCTGTCAATCACACTGAGTAG
- the LOC139432843 gene encoding E3 ubiquitin-protein ligase TRIM21-like isoform X2 — protein MSAASCLLTEDQLLCSICLDVFTDPVTIPCGHNFCKACISEHWDRNVPSQCPNCNKLFFPRPELLVNTFISEMAAHSSEQHVVKPGEVPCDVCTETRLKALKSCLVCLESYCETHLEPHLIRAGLKKHQLIDPVENLESRMCVKHDKLLELFCKTDQVCVCMLCTVSEHKTHDVVPLKEGCEGKKAELGKTEAEIQQMIQKRRLKIQEMNRSVELSKEGADREIADGVQVFTALKESVERSQAELMDTIKEKQRETEEQAEGFIKELEQEVSELKKRSSEVEQLSRSEDQLHLLQSFTSLNAAPPTKNWTEVRVRPPLYEGTVRRAVTQLEETLSKQMKKLLELEVKRVQQYEVEVTLDPDTAHPELILYDDGKQVKGGYVKKNLPDNPDRFDTCACVLSKQSFSSGRFYYEVHVEGKTERELGVARESINRNGIITLTPQDGYWTIWLRNENECIALADSPVRLSLKSQPQKVGVFVDYEEGVVSFYDVDAAALIYSFTGCCFKDKLYPFFCPCNNDGGKNSASLIISPVNHTE, from the exons ATGTCTGCTGCCAGCTGTCTGCTGACTGAAGATCAGTTGCTGTGCTCCATCTGTCTGGATGTGTTCACTGATCCAGTCACCATACCATGTGGACACAACTTCTGCAAAGCCTGCATCTCTGAACACTGGGACAGAAATGTCCCAAGTCAGTGTCCCAACTGTAATAAGCTCTTCTTCCCAAGACCTGAGCTGCTGGTCAACACTTTCATCTCTGAGATGGCTGCTCA cagctcagagcAACACGTTGTCAAACCAGGAGAAGTTCCCTGTGACGTCTGCACTGAAACCAGACTGAAGGCCCTGAAGTCCTGCCTGGTGTGTCTGGAGTCCTACTGTGAGACTCACCTGGAGCCTCACCTGATAAGAGCAGGCCTGAAGAAGCATCAGCTGATCGACCCTGTGGAGAACCTGGAAAGCAGGATGTGTGTGAAGCATGATAAACTGCTGGAGCTGTTCTGTAAGACCGACcaggtgtgtgtctgcatgctcTGCACGGTATCAGAGCACAAGACACATGATGTTGTTCCTCTGAAAGAAGGATGTGAAGGAAAGAAGGCAGAGCTGGGGAAGACAGAGGCTGAAATTcagcagatgatccagaagagacgACTGAAGATCCAGGAGATGAATCGCTCAGTGGAGCTCAGTAAGGAAGGAGCAGACAGAGAGATAGCAGATGGTGTTCAGGTCTTCACCGCTCTGAAGGAGTCTGTTGAGAGAAGCCAGGCCGAGCTCATGGACACCATCAaagagaagcagagagagacagaggaacAGGCTGAAGGCTTCATCAAAGAGCTGGAACAGGAAGTCTCTGAGCTGAAGAAGAGAAGCTCTGAGGTGGAGCAGCTCTCACGCTCTGAAGAccagctccacctcctccaaAGCTTCACGTCCCTGAACGCTGCTCCACCCACCAAGAACTGGACAGAAGTCAGGGTCCGTCCACCTTTATATGAGGGGACTGTGAGGAGAGCTGTGACTCAGCTGGAGGAGACGCTCAGTAAACAGATGAAGAAGCTGCTCGAGctggaggtgaagagggtccagCAGTACGAGGTGGAGGTGACTCTTGATCCTGATACAGCACATCCTGAACTCATCCTGTATGATGATGGAAAACAAGTGAAAGGTGGTTATGTGAAGAAGAATCTTCCAGACAATCCAGATAGATTTGATACTTGTGCTTGTGTTTTATCAAAGCAGAGTTTCTCTTCAGGAAGATTTTACTACGAggttcatgttgaagggaagaCTGAGAGGGAGTTAGGAGTGGCCAGAGAGTCGATCAACAGGAATGGAATCATCACACTGACTCCTCAGGATGGTTACTGGACGATATGGTTGAGGAATGAAAATGAGTGCATAGCTCTAGCTGATTCTCCAGTCCGTCTCTCTCTGAAGTCTCAGCCTCAGAAGGTGGGGGTGTTTGTGGATTATGAGGAGGGTGTGGTCTCCTTTTATGATGTTGATGCTGCAGCTCTGATCTACTCCTTCACTGGCTGCTGCTTCAAAGATAAACTTTACCCATTCTTTTGTCCCTGTAACAACGATGGTGGTAAAAACTCTGCCTCTCTGATCATCTCTCCTGTCAATCACACTGAGTAG